The Chroicocephalus ridibundus chromosome 8, bChrRid1.1, whole genome shotgun sequence genome includes the window GCCTCTCTAATCTTTTGCAATATTAAGGTAACAGACCATGTTTGGGAAACTTAGTACAGCCAAGGTAAGACCTTGTTATGTCTCACCTGTCAGTCATTTATGTTTAGGATCATTTACATCTAAACACATCTGAAGGTTTCTAGAAAGAAGACAGGccaggaaagatgaagaaaatgaaaggagagaACTATTGAGAAAAAATGATCTACTACAGaatttcataaatatattttagattttGAGACCTGAGTAAATTTCAGAAAGCTATTTTGAATTGTTCTTGCTTctggaaaaatcaaaacacaactGATCAGAATCAAGTGGTTTATGATACCTATTGAGACCTCTTTTTTGGCCCCCTTACCTTCTAGCAATGAAATaactttctccttttgttttgcttttttttcaagtggaagtCCCTGCAGTGTCTGCAGGGAATGGCAATTTCTTAGCTATGCCTCTCAACAGTCATCCACCTAGATCCACCTCGCAAACTAACCATCACGGGTCCTTTTCTGTTCCTGCTACCAATGCGTTGGAAAGAAGTTTCATAATTCCTGGTATGTACAAGTACAGCTATAGGTGTGCACCTGTACGCAGGGTGATTTATACAAGGGGAAAACTCTCTTATAAATCTGGTCTTTGACGATGAACAATGTCAGGGAAAACAAGTATGGCAGCTGTTTCAATCAAGCACTTAAGTGTGGCACTcactaaaagaatgaaaaatgttcaAGGGAAATTAAAAGCGCATTGCCCCTAATGAAATAGAATGAGTCTTTCATTTCATTGGTGAAGTGCAGATTAATAAATGAGAGAACAGAGTTATTTACTCTATGCTAATCTAAATAATTACTTACTTGTTTTAAGAATCGGAAATCACAAAATTTTCATAATAAACTTTGGTTTAGttccaatttctttttcatcCAGAGGTTTGTAAAGGACTGTGGAATaattatatttgcaatagtaGAGCAAAATCTAGGCTGGGATTTTGTTCACAGAAACTGAGCACTAATCCAAGTGATGGGCTGTGTAGCCACCTCACATTGATCATGTTGTGTAGCAGAGGGTTCTTATGGTACTCTGGCAAGTACTAATGACAAAGACACAATTCAACACCTTTTGCTGTTGAATCTATGCTGGAAAAGAACCAAAAAGCAGTGGGTAAGTTAGAAGTCTTGAAGTATCTGATGCTAGCTGAAACAGCACAAAGTAGCAGAAGAAATTCTGTCGCACCTACAGAAACTCAGCTATGGCTGATTAAATTGCAAGCACTgcatcaacaaaaaaaatttccccGTGTGGGTTCAGAGGGAGGCTGCTTGCTGTCTGTTTGTACAAGCTGCACGGTGTTCAATTATGTGGGAAAGATGTAGTGCAAAGGACGGTAAAATTAATTCAGATATATAATACTtacacattttctctcttttggatCTCTGTTCCAGACATTTACAGACTTTGCCTCAAGCACTTTCCCTTATGTTAATAGACTTTCTCATTAGACTGTTGAAAACCAGTGGTCACTAAAAGCTGGGTAATCCCTTGTGTTTCACATTCATCATACCTTTTAAGGGGTTTTGTTTAATGTATTCTGTGGACCTATGAATTCTGGTTCATAAACTCTCCACTGTGAATATTTGCCCAGAAGCTGCCAGAAAGGATAAGTAacttttagaaagctttttctttttcagaaatctttaGAAACCAGGagcctttaaaaacagaagagtaATTATTCTGCACTCATTTCAGGATCTTCAGCGCTGGAGTGTCTACCTGCCGGCGTGAAAGGGAGCCAAGAGAATACAGGCTTTGCAGATCCTCCTCAGCAGATACTTAACTTCGTTCTTGGAAATGGCACATCTGATGTTATAATATATCCAAGTAAGAGCAATAACCTTTTGTCCATATAAACAGGCAGAAAGTACTGGAAAATCAATGCTGTCAATAAAGAACTAAGCTCCCTCATTTTAGTTACTGATAGCTATGATAGGCTGAAAACTatcatttgtttctttccagtgctgACTTCTTCCACCCAAACATTGATATCCCCAAGTTTTCCAGTTAGTTTATGTGGTAAGTAGAAAATGATGTTTTGAATATGCAGAACTTTGGATTGGGAGAAGGAGTATATTGCTTCCACCCAAAGCCAATTCTCTCCGCCATACTTTACTCATATTGACCTTATTGAGGAAAGTAAAAATTAACGGTGTTTCCTCCTTTGTATCGATCACTGGCTGCTTAGTCTAGTCCAAAATACAGAGCAAATAAGGGGTTGTAGAGCTACAGGTTCAGCTATATATTAGCAGCCAATCCACTGTGTTTGCTATGAAGTACAGTTTCTACATGAAGTCGTCTTGTCtagttaaaacaataaaaaagtgtgCTTGAGCACCCTCAGAAGTGGAAGTTGTGCTGGTACTGGCATGGCTTGAGCATCTTAAATGCTCAGTGCTGGAGGTTGGACTGCAGTCGGCTCGCATGGAAGCCCAAAACCAGCGTGATGATGACTGATTTAACGAAACGACACAGAAGCctaaaatacagcaagacttataAAGAAATTAGAGCCTTGGTCAGGGTATGACAGTCCTACCTGTAGCAGCAAACTTTCCTAAGATGCTTcttccagccctcagagcatccTGGTGATTACAGCTGCTTGCAGCTTAGTACAAGTGTTTTGTTGCCCTCTGGTGGCTAACACCACCCAAAATAGCAAAATTTTAAAGTGGGGCTTAATAGGCAAATGCCCCTAGGTTTAGGGAAGTATTTGTAAATTATATATACATTTCTGTGAATACATAATACTGATAATTCCGACTGATTTACAGCAGCATAAAATCTATGAGCATGTCACAAACCTCAGAATtccaaatgcagcagaaaaattaGCACATAAGCTACCAAGGcagtctcttttcctttttaaaaaattattaacacTTGATTGATTTGACCAATGCTGCTTGCCATCTAAACGTCTCATTACAGCTTTCCTTGATTTTCCATtctgttgttttcatttaataaaataaatagtaaacaAAAAACAGCCACTTGCGTGGAAACAGGCATGCCCCCTCTTTATTTAATAtcttaaattgatttttcttctacAAGGGGGAGAACTATCTCTGTATCAAATGTATTCTTTCACTGGAAAAAGGACTTGCTTATTAGAAGTCTGCCAGAAGCAACTCTAAACTCTAACTGTTCCACTGGTTGCTGGCATGCTGGGTAGGAATTTATTTACAGATCTCTGAAACttaagatttgtatttttttaaaaccgcATTCTACATCAAGATGAACGAAATATTTTGGTAATAAATAGATTTGTACAAATCTAGGGAGAttaacctgttttgttttttttttttttcccgtgtcTCTGCTGAGTGTGGTTACCATGAGACTGTTCATGAGGTTAGTTTTGTTACAGTCTCTGTCAATTTAAATTATGTTCTGTGTCTGCAAAGCTTTTCCCACCAAAGTTTTGTCAAAACTGATAGTCTGTCATTAACAGGCTCTAGAAAATATGCTTTCTCTGAAAAATTCCCAATTTCTTTGTGTATGGCAGACACTGCTTATCTGACCAAATGCTAAGGCCTGCAGTAGTtggaaaacaaacaggcaaaaagaaagaaaattgggcAGTGACAGTACATCATCAGGAAGAGTAATGGGTAAATTCTGTTACCAATGGTCGCTTTCATCCTCAAGTTTGGTCACAAAGTGTAGAGTAACAAAAAGAAGCTATTGCTTTTGATGACATAAAGAAGTCCTATATGTGAACATGAATTTATGTAAAACACTTTTGCAAAGACATTTGCAAAGAACAGTGGATGTCACCTTGTTATGATAGGTCTTCCGCTTTGTACAGCGGTTGGAACAGCTATCATCTGGTTTGGTGTCACACTGCCTGCAACAGTTCGTGTCAGCTGAATTGTACTCgtgtcaggatttttttcctttcccttgtaaataaacaaaatatctcTTTCTCTGGACGACACATAATTTATGTTGCAATGAATTTGAAAATTTGCATTAGTCTTATTCTTAAAATTAGTAAAGCAGAATGGATTACTATCTAGGTATCTTCAAGTATATTATTTGTTTCTCCAGGTTTAGAAATGTTCAAAGAAGTCCGCGTTCCCataatttcttctgaagaaactTTCAAAAGACCAAGTGAGTTTAGATCTCTTGAACTTAAaacttccagtatttttttgcCTAATCTTTCGGTGTTTCTTTCCATACAGAAAAGCTGCTTGCTGTAGGAATTGTCATTCAACAATTTGTGAAGTGGTTCTGAGTGTCTGAGCACAATTCTGGTTTTTAAGATGTTAGACTTGTCTACCTTTAGATATCTAGCTGTAGTACCTACTTAGGAGGTCAGTGTACTTAGCTGGTTTTATCATATCATAGATACCTCCAAAATTATTCAGTTTATAGGTCTAAAAGTGTCTATTGTGCCTGCACTGCTTGTTTAAGTACCTGTAGTTGCATGGGATAAATCCAGACCTACATGCTTTATGGGGACTGATGTGTTTTGACCATATAACAATTATGTACTTAAACCACCCTGAAACAATGTTGTAGTTTGTGGGCTGTTTTCTTCAGCTTGTgtgtgctttttatttctgtagagtCAGTGGAAGCTTTCTGTATATCACTTATGGATTATTTCCAAGATGTGTGCAAATCTGTGGCCATGGAGCGTGAAGTAACTCTTGATCACCTGTTTATTGATGGAACATTTGTTCAAAGCCAAACTGAAACCAAGACTGGGAAGAATAGcataaaagcaatggaaaaggaGCTGGTAACTTGCGGTctgcaagggaaggaaaaggcagccCTTAAAAGAAGCCAAATATTTCAAATCCCAGGAGGTAAAGACTCAGAGACTAAAGTGATTGTTGTGCTGGGAAAAGCAGGAATGGGCAAAAGCATTCTTGTTCAGAAGATCTGCCAGGACTGGTCCAATGGAGAGTTTTCTCAATTTGAGTTTGCGTTTTGGTTTGACTGCAAACAAATAAGCTTGCCTGAGAAACGATACAGCCTGAAGGATCTGCTTCTTGAATTTTTTGTAAAACCTCAAGAGGGAAGCAAAGAGATCTTTGAGTATATATTGCAAAATCCTACTAAAGTCCTCCTGCTTTTTGATGGTTTTGAAGGGTTGCATGATCATGAGAATTTTCCTCGTTGCTCAGCCAGTCAGCCTGAAAAAGACTTGTGCAGTATAAAGGAGCTGCTTTCAGGACTCATCCAAAAGAAGATACTCAATGGTTGTACTTTATTACTTACAGCAAGACCAAAAGACAAGGTGTACCAGTATGTGTCCAAAGTGGATAAGACTATTGAAATAGTAGGATTTTCCCCTCAGCAGAGAGAATTATACATAACCAAATACTTTGAAGGATTACCCTACTGTGATAATGCACTGAAATTAATCAAAGAGTGTGAGtacttgttcagtcattgttacAGCCCTCTTATGTgtagatttgtttgttttctctgtgagaCAGTACTTGAAATGGGAGACAAAAGCCTTCCTTCAACTCTTACTACAGTCTTCCTGAAATTTGTTCAGCAAAAGATAATATCTATGAAAACAGATGTTACAGCCATGCAAAATCAAGAGAGTCTTGCTACGTTAGCCCGTATAGCCTGGTATCTTGGAGAAAAGCACCAAAATGCCGTGAAAAGTAACCTTCTTCCTTCTAAGGAAGTTAAAGAGTTTGCTCTGAAACATGGATTTTTCCTGCCATTTGCATTCCCCAGACATTCAGATAGTGAAGAAGAGGAATTTGGGAGCACGTTCTCTGATTTTGTCATTCAGAATTTCTTGGGTGCGCTTCACCTTATGTTAGCAGAAGAGATCAAGGATAAAAGTCTAATAAAGTACCTGTCTTTTCcatccaagaagaaaaaaccttATAACTGGTTAGATTTAGTGCCTCGATTTTTGGCTGGATTGTTGTTCCTGCAGGACGACCCCTACTTCTGCTCCCTTTCAAATGAGGATGTAAAACAATCAACCAAGAAGCAGAAAACACTCTTGAAATATATTAGAAGGCTGCAGATAAATGAGCTCTGTCCGGAGAGGTTACTCGATCTTTTACATTGTATTTATGAAACACAAAGCAACTATCTTTTGCAGCATGTGGCCTTAAGGCTCAAGACAGACCTGTCTTTTCTGGGCGTAGTTCTTACACCACCTGATGTCCATGTACTGCACTATATTTTAAAAAGGTCAAGAAAAGAGTTTTCCTTGGATTTGTGGAACAGCAGCATTGACATGCAAGGGCTAAAAGACTTGGTTGGCCTAAAGAATGTGGCATCGTTCAGGTTGGTCATTCTTTGTAGATAGTAGTGTCATTCATTAGACTGTATGTAGATGACACTTTCATGCAACAACAGCAGTCATATCTGTTGATTTCACATGTTTTGTCACTTCACAGGGCCTCCCTCAGTGATACAGTCAGGCTCTGGAAATCTTTAGAACAAACAAAAGACTACGAGCTGCTGAGAGCATCAACAGAGAAATTTGTTCTTGATCCCTTTAAGGCAAAGACAATGAAGGACATCAGTGACCTTTCAGACCTTGTAGAGATGCAGGAGAAGATGATCAATTGGTAGGCTCATTTATAATCAAAAGTTCTCCTAATATACTCTCAATTTAAGAGGGGGTTCACTGACAGTGATGGAGAATGGAGTCCTCAGCTTGTCCAAAGGAGAAGTAACTAAGGCACTGCAAACTCTTGTATCATCTCAGAGTGTTTTCCGACCCTGATGTGTGGTGGTTGTCATGGCAGGGAAGAGCAATGACAGCACCATGCAGAATATTAGTCAAAACTGCCAATAAAAAAGCaagctgtctttttttatttttcagatttccttttattCTCCGAATATGCTATCTTCCAATTGCTTTCAGTTACATACCTTGGGCTAACTGATTTTTTCCGCCCCCCTGCAGCACCTGGGCCATAAATGAAGGTTTATTTTGCACGGGTCACAAATTACCCGTGTCAGTCCTTTAGCTCAGGAAGTAAAAGCTTGTGTTATGTGATCTACAAATCCTGTGTTTCATCCCTGCTTATAGTGTGGTTAGGAGACTGGTTGCAATTAAAACCATTAAGGTACTTCAGTTGTGTGTTTAACATAAAAATGGTGACTTCCATTTTAACATGGGCAGAGTATTTTGATCAAAATAAGTTTCATTTTTGACAGAAGATAATTGATTtagaagaatgtatttttaagttttattggaaaaagagcaaagaactGCAGTATGAAAGGCAATTATCAGATTGAAATTAATCAAACAAAGAAAGGTTGAAGCAGAAGTTATTCTGAAGTTTCCTGGTTCTTCAGCTAATCCAGCAGTGGTTTATTTCTTGTAAAAGTTtactaagaaattatttttaaaacactgttttcatTACTAAAATATTTCTCATACTCTGGTTCTACTGTGGTTTATTTAGTGTGCAAGATGCATCTGGTTGCAGCAGCTATGAAATTCCTGCCATCAAAAACCTCAGAAAACTAGAATTTGCGTAAGTGGTATACCCCTCTGTTGATTGATATATGATTACATTTAAGACTGAGAAGAGTCATGGATATTTGCTACAGTCATTGAACTAATGTATAATTAGTTTATGGTAACACATTAAGGTAAAcaccatttatttctattttccttttctcaactAAATTTATTAAGTTATggacaaaactaaaaaaaattcatttctggCCCCTGCAGTGGTACAGATCAACATGGTTCTAtcatatgttattttattttgttttggtttattttgttttattttattttattacaagttAACTCCTTATCGCCAGATGTAGATCTTGTGCCCGAGGGTATAAAGTATCTTGATGTAGATCCAACTACCTGGgaactattttttccccagaaacgcTCAGCTTTTCTAACCGAGTCTTCTCATGTCACTTTCTGCCCTACCAGAGCTTAGGCCATGAGAATAAGGTCAGAGAATGCCtcccaaataaaatatttagcacCATTTTCCTGGTAGAAGGAAGATTGACTTGGAAACACTGACTTTAAAAATTAGGTGTAGTAACATTTCTTCTTCCCACAAACTGTAAGCAACCTCCAAGGCTATTCTACTGCTTAAAATTTCCTGCCATTGTATGTGAATTAATTTGGGCAGAAATTGCACCAGTGCAATGGAGAATTCTCATCAAGTCTtcatctctttcctcctcttcacaTCTGGCCCAGTCTAGAACTGCTATGCTTGGCCTCACTTGTGATTTTATGctcctttctcttctcatttcctctcctactttccctttatttaaaatttttggtTAAAATTCTGGTCCTTTTAACTTGTCTGAATTTGTTGTGATACCAAAGAAACCCTATACTAAGAGGTTAGCATCTGAGGGACAAATACTTGGAGCTGGAATATTAAAGTGCAATTTATGCTTTAAGCTGCAGTAAAATGTTTATCTTAAGTTAGCCTGAATTGTCAATAGTTTGGGggggggaatattttttttcatctctataccaattttataatatttaaaattaaaaacctgaaaaaatagaaaaataacataaatacagGAATCTAAAACAAGTGATATGAGTCTTGCAGAGAGTAACAAAAAAGTGGCAAATGCAGGTACCACTGCTGCTGTGCAAGCAGCTCTGCCCTCTCTGCCCTTAGCCTTGTGGGGTTCAAGCCTCTGGAGGCTTCAAAGCAAAAATCCTTGCTGCAGATTGTAGGGAATGGCTGCTTCCGAGGAGCGTAAACTAGCTTGCATTTGGGGCTGTAGGGGAAGAACTTATAAATTCATAACTTCTGCTGTTTCCGAGCATGtgaaaaaactgtatttatatTCTTTCAGGCTGGGTCCGGTATGCGGCCTTCAGGGATTCCTAAAACTTGTGGAAATTCTTGCAGCCTTTCCATCACTTCAGCATTTAGAGTGAGTAATGCTAAAGATTAACTTGGCTAATGTtgctgccgcgattgagagacgggacgctgcttgatgcaagcaaaatgtcggtttattagacgcgtcggaaagctttttatacagctacttaacagttacataaattacacaaattctatcatttctaattggcttagctctaaatgtttcattacaataatccctcctacttgcagtttcgctacatgctagaagctacagttttggaatgtgctaaaagctacagtgataacttgttgcttaactccctacttcttcaaggttatttatctcagacctgcaaggctagttgttccctggctcttcagatttatttgtctcaggtctgcaaggtcggcatgccctcgaatttcttgcatacttgtacttttctgctagccgcccccgacATGTTGCTCCTCAGCAACCCTTGATGATGGGGGAAGTCATGTAcccaagaaacattttatttgtcaACAAGACTATTTGGTTTAATGAACAAACTGAACAACAAAAACATTCAGAGAATATAACTGCAGACTAAAAGCTAGTGCTCGTCATCTGCCTTAAGACACTTGGTAGTGGTTTGTTTGATACTTCTTCAGTCGCTTCCCCACGTGTTCTTCAGTGGTTAAAAGTGGGAAAGGTTTAGTACAGAGCCCCATGGCGtgctccctctccctgccacagAGATCAACACTGTCTGCAGATTACTTATTTCTTCATTCAAGCTCCATAACGTGCCCAAGCCCCAGGCTCCCTCGTGGTGAGGTTTCTGAGGGACTCACGGTCAtgtctgcagcaggagaggacaGGCTCCCTCCTGAACCAGAAGCAGTGTTAAATGTGGGGGTTAACTTCCGTATTTGTGCCCGTGCTGTGCACTTTACAGTGTCAGCAGGCATCCTGAACTTCTGGTAGAACTTCTAAGAGGTAGAGCTTTGTGGATTTAATTAatataaaagatatttaaaagctATATTCAGCTAGTATCTGGTTTTGTTCTGCCAACATATTTTTGCGCGGTCTTTGTCCCTTCCTTTTCCAGGAGCAGTATTAGAAATAGTTTTAAGAACTCCAGTTACTATTTATTGTCTTGTATCCATGACAAACCAGCTGTCTCTGAATGTTAAGCTTCTTTATGCTAGAAACAATTGTAGCAACAATAGTCAATATTCTGCTGTCATCTCTGTGGGAAGATTACTGGGTTTTGAGAGAGCCTTTGGCCTTCCTGGCTCAGCCCATTGGCCATTTGTTTGTGTTGTATCTGGCCTTTTCGTGATATTTTGGGAAAACAATAAAGCTCTAAAATTGAAATGAGTCCGATGTATCCCAGCCTTGTCTGTCAGATTAGAAGGGGATCCAAAATCTAAAATTGTGCCTATCTGAAACTCTGAAATATCTGGATACCTGAACGAGGAATTTCTAATACTCCCTATCTGGAGAAGGAGCTGTTTAGGCAGGGATTTACAGCATCTGCTGGATTTTGtcagttctgtatttctgtgtgcACAGGAAATCTCATTTCAGCATAGCTGGAACACAGCTATTTCATAACCATTTAAATAATCGTCAGTGTATGGTGGAAGCAAGGCATTAAGTGCTACCATTTGCATATCAAAGAAAATGGGTCAAGCCGTTcaactagttaaaaaaaatttcttaggCTTAAATTTGGGAAGCAGAAAGCTGCTTATTAGAGAAGCTGTAATTTGTGTGATGCTTCTTGGTGATTGAGGCTACTGCAGAGAAGGAGGGTCTCATGATAGAGTGGTCTCTGAGGTGAATAAACCgcaaaaatttatattaaaaggGAAGCTAATTCTCTCTTTGTTGTCACCCAGCCTTGATGCTCTGAGTGAAAATGGCATAGGAGATGAAGGAGCAAAGAGTCTGTCTGAAGTCTTTCCAACCCTGACATCACTGGAAATACTGAAGTAAGTGCAAGGTTAACAGTTCTaggaaaaatggcaaagaaataGATTAAACCTAGAGCCTTAAGGGGCTACGTGTTAACAATTATGGACACAACTAACCCATGGGCATACAAGACCAATGAGTCTATGGACATACTTAATCTATACATTCATTAGAAAAATAGGTTAATCCTAAAGCAATTCCTCATTTCCCTTCAAGGGTCATAATTGGTATTTTTAGCTGCATTTGGTCTAAATAGACTGTCCAAACTATATAAAAAAGATGtcaaaaattaacttttcctACATTGTAATAAATTAGAATAAACGTGCTCAACTAACAAAGTGATCTCACTTACTGTAGCTTATCGCAGAATAAGATAACAGATGTGGGTGCAGAGAAACTAGCTACAGCTCTTCCTTCCTTGTCTTCATTAAAGACACTAAGGTAAGTAGTTGTATCCTGTTCAGTTTTATACTCCATACCTTGCTATCTCTGTCAGAAATTATGGAACATGGAACAAATACGTACACTGAGCAGCAGCCAAGCTTTTGACTTTGTTCTGTATAAAGCCTTtagagaaaaggggagaaaaatgtaTGACCCAGTGTAGATGTACAGAAGGATCTCTCAGGAATATAACGAGGACTGTACTGATTTTTAAATCCAATCCGTAATACCCACTTATGAATAATACCCTGTACAAATGTGCACCCAGGGCCATGATCTACTGCAAGCTTATGTGGAGCTTGCTAAGCGCAGTGCTAAACAGTAAGCCAGCAGCGAggtggtgtgtgtgtgctgaTATGGGACCAATGGTCCATCCCACCTCATTAAAATGTCTGGCATAGGCCTGAAATGAAGTCTCTCGGTAGGGAATGCAAGAAACCGTGGTGTGCAATTCTGGAATAATTTGCTCACTTGGAAATCTTTTAAATGCTGTGCCCCAAATATGAGCTtcattttcttgcagatttttaaTTTGATCTAATGTAGACAGAGGTGTTCTCATTATTCATTCAGAATCCAGACCTATTTTTGCTGTAGCTGTGCTAGCCGAAGAAAGGATGTGACCGTTTGCCTTGCTTGATACCAAAAATatgaaactgtgttttaaaagttAACTGCAAATAGATAAGGATAAATTGGAAGTTAAGATGTACCAACCATCTCTGAAATTCCTTGATCTAATACATAATCTGTTTACATTATCCATTATTCAATTGTGACTATACCGGTTTGGTTTTCTGCAGCTTATACAATAATAACATTTGTGATTTTGGAGCAGAAAATCTTGCGAAAGTTCTTCCTGCGATGTCATCCTTAAGAGTGCTAGAGTGAGTATGAATTTTTTTGAGATGGCCCAGAAAAGCTTGCTTGCTTGCGTACTGAAAATTCATATCTTCCATGCTCAGGGTAGAGGAGACagaatttgaggaagaaaatttcAGGGAAATTTCACAGGGAAAATGTGCTTGTGCAGAGTCCAGATAGTCAGTGTTTAGAAAGGATTAAGGAGCAGTTCACCATAAAACCCGAAAAATTGGTTTTAAGATGGGAGAACAGGGTCATGGGGAGTTGGAGAAGGACCTGTGGTACATAGAATAAGGAATTCTTCAGACAAACTGACCTAATGAAGTTCCAGCTTGACCCTTTGAATATTTTATGACA containing:
- the CIITA gene encoding MHC class II transactivator isoform X2 — encoded protein: MLTEWIFLILLKQFRFCSDLLQTSSDAGMNLFKEILPRVRNILSTATASDDRALLNLMLKEDVISKEYHQALLHEKDREDLARKISLTFMEKWDLYLNTLVPLCCLNLCGSKPQNMTDNEPTGSKYISDSKRQIMDSAFVPESGCLDLLHSDTYPLHLYTLLDPKLSGNEEGDFSADPDVDASNYDQFNNMDFLCTMENAENVDEWYLCSNTREAYARIAELAEYVLKDQQEKQVEDTFAGSLLDEMATENTEKFTDIKVQKCHKRTFLGSAEGCSEASEPKYKKIGSSALECLPAGVKGSQENTGFADPPQQILNFVLGNGTSDVIIYPSLEMFKEVRVPIISSEETFKRPKSVEAFCISLMDYFQDVCKSVAMEREVTLDHLFIDGTFVQSQTETKTGKNSIKAMEKELVTCGLQGKEKAALKRSQIFQIPGGKDSETKVIVVLGKAGMGKSILVQKICQDWSNGEFSQFEFAFWFDCKQISLPEKRYSLKDLLLEFFVKPQEGSKEIFEYILQNPTKVLLLFDGFEGLHDHENFPRCSASQPEKDLCSIKELLSGLIQKKILNGCTLLLTARPKDKVYQYVSKVDKTIEIVGFSPQQRELYITKYFEGLPYCDNALKLIKECEYLFSHCYSPLMCRFVCFLCETVLEMGDKSLPSTLTTVFLKFVQQKIISMKTDVTAMQNQESLATLARIAWYLGEKHQNAVKSNLLPSKEVKEFALKHGFFLPFAFPRHSDSEEEEFGSTFSDFVIQNFLGALHLMLAEEIKDKSLIKYLSFPSKKKKPYNWLDLVPRFLAGLLFLQDDPYFCSLSNEDVKQSTKKQKTLLKYIRRLQINELCPERLLDLLHCIYETQSNYLLQHVALRLKTDLSFLGVVLTPPDVHVLHYILKRSRKEFSLDLWNSSIDMQGLKDLVGLKNVASFRASLSDTVRLWKSLEQTKDYELLRASTEKFVLDPFKAKTMKDISDLSDLVEMQEKMINCVQDASGCSSYEIPAIKNLRKLEFALGPVCGLQGFLKLVEILAAFPSLQHLDLDALSENGIGDEGAKSLSEVFPTLTSLEILK